One genomic segment of Arachis duranensis cultivar V14167 chromosome 4, aradu.V14167.gnm2.J7QH, whole genome shotgun sequence includes these proteins:
- the LOC107486511 gene encoding probable endo-1,3(4)-beta-glucanase ARB_01444, with protein MAFTGEKDEPFLFPSTDDQGDPPKFFSSDLISSPLPTHSFFQNFVEADGNNPVYIHPYLIKSSASSVSLCYPSRRADYRYIYQVFKPDLTISSSTQQTQQGSHSHPHVISSFTDLSVTLGTPSSDLTFFLVRGSPYVTFSVSHHTSLISIATVHKFCSFTSNDTFTKYTLKLDNGQTWLLYASLPIKFSYSNDILAFSKAITSAGNDGGGVPLVVRIALLPNSSSQLKHVLDRYSTCYPVSGDALFTKLYCVEYKWEKRGFGDLLMLAHPLHLQLLSKDEGNITVLEDLKYRSIDGNLVGVVGDSWSLKADHIPVTWHSIRGVNLRFCDEIKSALSKDVAALGSLGITTNEAYYDGRIIAKAARLALIAEEVGFVDVIPAVKEFLHEMIQQWLDGTSDGKGLQYGVKWGRIHIEAHSAGYFLYGIAVLAKIDPAWGMKYKPKAYSLMANFMNLARETNSKYTRLRCFDLYKLHSWTTYLSNHCDDVGMQQNSTSEANHCDDVGIQQDSTSEAVNIYYSAALMGLAYGDIHLASIGSTLASLEIHAAKMWWHVKEGDNLYGDYFAEENKLVGSLLANHRLCKMRNCYTEREIKIGLHVLPLLPITEFMFSNVDFVKELVKSTPSEYNEGDTWMGFVYALEGIYNNQVALKKIRSLKDFDAGNTMSNLLWWIHSRHDYRKMGSCHEKQCCFCRYSC; from the coding sequence ATGGCCTTCACAGGAGAAAAAGATGAACCCTTTCTGTTCCCGTCAACGGATGATCAAGGTGACCCTCCCAAATTCTTCTCTTCAGACCTTATTTCATCGCCTTTACCCACACATTCTTTCTTCCAGAACTTTGTTGAAGCAGATGGCAACAACCCAGTGTACATTCACCCTTACCTCATCAAATCATCAGCTTCCTCTGTTTCTCTCTGCTATCCATCTCGCCGTGCTGATTATCGTTACATATACCAGGTATTCAAACCTGATCTCACCATCTCTTCCTCAACTCAACAAACTCAACAAGGTTCTCATTCTCATCCTCATGTCATATCTTCCTTCACTGATCTTAGTGTCACTTTGGGTACTCCTTCTTCTGATCTTACCTTCTTCCTTGTTAGGGGAAGCCCTTATGTCACTTTCTCTGTCTCCCATCACACATCATTAATTTCCATAGCCACTGTGCACAAATTTTGTTCCTTTACTTCAAATGATACATTCACTAAGTATACACTTAAGCTTGACAATGGTCAGACATGGCTTCTATACGCTTCTTTACCAATCAAGTTTAGTTACAGCAATGACATTCTTGCTTTCTCCAAGGCTATTACTTCTGCTGGTAATGATGGAGGCGGGGTTCCTCTGGTAGTAAGGATAGCATTGTTGCCAAATTCAAGTTCACAACTTAAGCATGTTCTTGACAGGTACAGCACTTGCTACCCTGTATCTGGTGATGCTTTGTTTACTAAGCTGTATTGTGTTGAATATAAgtgggagaagagagggtttggTGATTTGTTAATGTTAGCACACCCTCTCCATCTTCAGCTTTTATCCAAGGATGAGGGTAACATTACTGTTCTTGAAGATCTTAAATATAGGAGCATTGATGGTAACcttgttggtgttgttggagATTCATGGTCATTGAAAGCAGATCATATTCCTGTAACTTGGCACTCTATCAGAGGTGTTAACCTACGTTTCTGTGATGAAATCAAATCAGCTCTTTCCAAAGATGTTGCTGCCCTAGGTTCTCTTGGCATAACAACAAATGAGGCTTACTATGATGGGAGAATCATTGCAAAAGCAGCAAGGTTGGCTCTAATAGCTGAAGAAGTTGGCTTTGTTGATGTGATCCCAGCTGTGAAGGAGTTCTTGCATGAAATGATTCAGCAATGGTTGGATGGAACTtctgatggaaaaggtttgcaatATGGTGTAAAATGGGGAAGGATTCATATTGAAGCACACAGTGCCGGGTACTTCCTTTATGGAATTGCAGTGCTTGCAAAGATTGATCCAGCTTGGGGAATGAAATATAAGCCTAAAGCCTACTCACTTATGGCAAATTTTATGAACTTGGCAAGAGAAACAAACTCGAAATATACACGTCTAAGGTGTTTTGATCTGTACAAATTGCACTCTTGGACTACATACCTGTCGAATCATTGTGATGATGTTGGGATGCAACAGAACAGCACCAGTGAAGCGAATCATTGTGATGATGTTGGGATTCAACAGGACAGCACCAGTGAAGCTGTAAATATCTACTATTCTGCTGCATTGATGGGCCTAGCTTATGGTGACATCCATCTTGCTTCCATTGGATCAACTCTTGCATCATTGGAGATTCATGCTGCTAAGATGTGGTGGCATGTGAAAGAGGGTGATAATCTGTATGGAGATTATTTTGCAGAAGAAAATAAGTTAGTTGGTTCTCTTTTAGCTAACCATAGACTGTGTAAAATGCGCAATTGTTATACTGAGAGGGAGATTAAGATTGGCCTTCATGTTTTACCCTTATTGCCTATTACTGAGTTCATGTTCTCCAATGTTGATTTTGTTAAGGAGCTTGTGAAGTCGACACCATCTGAATACAATGAAGGAGACACATGGATGGGGTTTGTGTATGCACTTGAAGGAATTTATAACAATCAAGTTGCATTGAAGAAGATTAGAAGCTTAAAGGATTTTGATGCTGGCAACACAATGAGCAATCTCTTGTGGTGGATTCACAGCAGGCATGATTATAGAAAAATGGGATCCTGTCATGAGAAACAATGTTGCTTTTGTCGTTACAGCTGTTGA
- the LOC107486347 gene encoding primary septum endo-1,3(4)-beta-glucanase-like encodes MFLHETIQPWLDGTSDGKSFRYDAKWGRIGIEAYSAGYFLYGIAVLAKIDPAWGMKYKPKAYSLMANFMNLARGSNSKYTRLRYFDLYKLHSWASGGEQDSTSEAVNIYYSAALMGLAYGDIHLASIGSTLASLEIHAAKMWWHVKEGDNIYEDDFAKENKLVGFLLANHRMSKMRDCYTEWEIKIGLHVLPLLPITEFLFNNVDFVKDLVKSTPSEYVLDMWMGFVYALEGIYNNQVALKKIRGLKGFDVGNTMSNLLWWIHSRHDYRKMGSCHEKQCCFCRYSC; translated from the coding sequence ATGTTCTTGCATGAAACCATTCAGCCATGGTTGGATGGAACTTCTGATGGCAAAAGTTTTCGATATGATGCAAAATGGGGAAGGATTGGTATTGAAGCATACAGTGCTGGGTACTTCCTTTATGGAATTGCAGTGCTTGCAAAGATTGATCCAGCTTGGGGAATGAAATATAAGCCTAAAGCCTACTCACTCATGGCAAATTTTATGAACTTGGCAAGAGGATCAAACTCGAAATATACACGTCTAAGGTATTTCGATCTATACAAATTGCACTCTTGGGCTTCAGGAGGGGAACAAGACAGCACCAGTGAAGCTGTAAATATTTACTATTCTGCTGCATTGATGGGCCTAGCTTATGGTGACATCCATCTTGCTTCCATTGGATCAACTCTTGCATCGTTGGAGATTCATGCGGCTAAGATGTGGTGGCATGTGAAAGAGGGTGATAATATCTATGAAGATGAttttgcaaaagaaaataagttAGTTGGTTTTCTTTTAGCTAACCATAGAATGAGTAAAATGCGCGATTGTTATACTGAGTGGGAGATTAAGATTGGCCTTCATGTTTTACCCTTATTGCCTATTACTGAGTTCTTATTCAACAATGTTGATTTTGTCAAGGACCTTGTGAAGTCGACACCATCTGAATATGTATTAGACATGTGGATGGGGTTTGTGTACGCACTTGAAGGAATTTATAACAATCAAGTTGCATTGAAGAAGATTAGAGGCTTAAAGGGTTTTGATGTTGGCAACACAATGAGCAATCTCTTGTGGTGGATTCACAGCAGGCATGATTATAGAAAAATGGGATCCTGTCATGAGAAACAATGTTGCTTTTGTCGTTACAGCTGTTGA
- the LOC127746715 gene encoding uncharacterized protein LOC127746715, giving the protein MALPGEKDEPFLFPSTSYDSNPPQYLSSDLLSSSLPTHSFFQPFVEADGNNPVYIHPYNVESSASSISLCFPSRRVHSTFIDQVFKADLTISPSTQQTQQGFQSHCHVISSFSDLSVTLDIPSSHLTFFLVRGCPFVTLSVSHHTPPLSISTVHKVSSFTSNDSLTKYTLKLDNDQTWLIYASSPIKFSYSDGVITDDGDGVNVIVRIALLPNSSSASEDVLDRYSTCYPVSGDAFFTKTYCVEYKWEKRGFGDLLMLAHPLHLQLLSKGEGNVTILKNF; this is encoded by the coding sequence ATGGCTTTACCAGGAGAAAAAGATGAACCTTTTCTGTTCCCATCAACGAGTTATGACAGTAACCCTCCCCAATACTTATCTTCAGACCTTCTTTCATCATCTTTACCCACACATTCTTTCTTCCAGCCCTTTGTTGAAGCAGATGGCAACAACCCAGTGTACATTCACCCTTACAACGTCGAATCATCAGCTTCCTCTATTTCTCTCTGCTTTCCATCTCGCCGTGTTCATTCAACTTTCATAGACCAGGTATTCAAAGCTGATCTCACTATCTCTCCTTCAACTCAACAAACCCAACAAGGTTTTCAATCTCATTGTCATGTCATATCTTCCTTCAGTGATCTCAGTGTCACTTTGGATATTCCTTCTTCTcatcttactttctttcttgttAGGGGATGCCCTTTTGTTACTCTCTCTGTCTCCCATCACACACCTCCACTTTCCATATCCACTGTGCACAAAGTTTCTTCCTTTACTTCAAATGATTCATTAACCAAGTATACACTTAAGCTTGACAATGATCAGACATGGCTTATATACGCTTCTTCACCGATCAAGTTTAGTTACAGCGATGGCGTGATTACTGACGATGGAGATGGGGTTAATGTGATAGTGAGGATAGCATTGTTGCCAAATTCGAGTTCAGCAAGTGAGGATGTTCTTGACCGGTACAGCACTTGTTACCCTGTATCTGGTGATGCTTTCTTCACTAAGACATATTGTGTTGAATATAAgtgggagaagagagggtttggTGATTTGTTAATGTTAGCACACCCTCTCCATCTTCAACTTCTGTCTAAAGGTGAGGGTAATGTGACtatccttaaaaatttttag
- the LOC107486509 gene encoding proline-rich receptor-like protein kinase PERK8: MASTSPSPNASPSAIPPESSANPPPPSQPSPSSPSKPNQTSDTPAPSSPSTPSSASPPSPSVPVTSPPTPSLSPPPSSTTPPPTPSPPSPPDSPPPSTPASPPPSVASSPPPPAATAAPPPAKASPSVPSSSPPPPIATSPPPQPSQAPPKSTPPPSQPVSPSPPPPANVPRPTPSTPTPPKGKPPESSRLPPSPPSQHASPPSVSKPAPSTDAPPPSTLPSTPPAPPSKDVPAPSTLPSTPPSVPSASSPPSSLSRPSNNGTAAGAPAESLPSFPTEKPTAKPTNDGTENITSNTPSSHSKGLGSGGAVAIAVIAGFFVLSLLVMALWFSKKKKKGKGPKAGYTLPSPFTSSHNSGTLFLRPQSPANYLGSGSGSDFVYSPSDPGAVSSSRSWFTYEELIQATDGFSPKNLLGEGGFGAVYKGMLFDGRVVAVKQLKVGGGQGEREFRAEVEIISRVHHRHLVSLVGYCISEHQRLLVYDYVANNTLHYHLHGENRPVLDWPTRVKVGAGAARGIAYLHEDCHPRIIHRDIKSSNILLDNNFEAQVSDFGLAKLALDSNTHVTTRVMGTFGYMAPEYATSGKLTEKSDVYSFGVVLLELITGRKPVDVSQPIGDESLVEWARPLLIEALDNEDLEILVDPRLEKNYNRDEMFRMIEAAAACVRHSAIKRPRMSQVVRALDSLDENSDLNNGIRPGQSSVFDSAQQSAQIRMFRRMAFGSQDYSSSFFNESQSSWMSREQHDSTTMNRSGPRNII, translated from the exons ATGGCTTCAACCTCTCCTTCTCCAAATGCATCACCTTCTGCAATTCCACCAGAATCTTCTGCTaatccaccaccaccatcacaaCCATCTCCATCTTCTCCTTCTAAGCCAAATCAAACCTCTGATACCCCTGCACCTTCATCTCCTTCTACCCCTTCTTCAGCTTCACCTCCTTCCCCTTCAGTTCCTGTAACCTCTCCTCCTACCCCATCCCTTTCACCTCCACCATCATCTACTACACCTCCACCAACTCCATCCCCTCCTTCACCACCAGATTCTCCACCACCCTCAACACCAGCATCGCCTCCACCTTCAGTTGCAtcctcaccaccaccaccagctGCCACTGCTGCCCCTCCTCCTGCCAAGGCCTCGCCTTCGGTTCCAAGTTCGTCCCCGCCGCCTCCCATAGCCACTTCCCCTCCACCTCAACCCTCACAGGCACCTCCTAAATCAACTCCACCTCCTTCTCAACCAGTTTCACCATCTCCTCCACCTCCAGCCAATGTGCCAAGGCCAACACCATCCACCCCTACTCCGCCAAAGGGAAAGCCACCAGAGAGTTCTCGTCTGCCTCCTTCGCCTCCTTCACAACATGCATCCCCTCCATCTGTTTCTAAACCTGCTCCTTCCACTGATGCTCCCCCTCCATCAACATTGCCATCCACTCCTCCTGCACCTCCTTCTAAAGATGTCCCTGCTCCATCCACATTGCCATCAACTCCTCCTTCAGTCCCTTCGGCGTCTTCACCTCCATCATCTTTGTCTCGTCCCTCTAATAATGGAACAGCAGCTGGGGCTCCAGCTGAGTCCTTACCCTCTTTTCCAACTGAGAAACCCACTGCTAAACCAACTAATGACGGCACCGAGAATATAACCTCGAATACCCCATCTTCACATTCAAAAGGGTTAGGTTCTGGAGGAGCTGTGGCTATTGCCGTTATAGCTGGCTTTTTTGTTCTCAGCCTTCTTGTTATGGCTTTGTggttttcaaagaaaaagaagaaaggaaagggaCCAAAAGCTGGTTATACTTTGCCTTCACCATTTACCTCGTCTCACAATTCAG GTACATTATTCCTGAGGCCACAATCACCAGCTAACTACTTAGGTAGTGGTTCTGGTAGTGATTTTGTGTATTCACCATCAGACCCAGGTGCTGTAAGTAGTTCAAGATCATGGTTCACATACGAAGAACTTATCCAAGCTACAGATGGGTTttctccaaaaaatctattggGAGAAGGTGGATTTGGTGCGGTCTACAAAGGTATGCTCTTTGATGGAAGAGTAGTGGCTGTGAAACAGCTTAAAGTTGGTGGTGGGCAAGGAGAACGCGAATTTAGAGCAGAAGTTGAGATTATTAGCCGTGTGCATCATCGCCATCTTGTTTCCCTGGTGGGCTATTGTATATCTGAGCATCAAAGATTGCTTGTCTATGACTATGTTGCTAACAACACACTTCATTACCATCTTCATG GTGAAAACAGACCAGTTTTGGATTGGCCTACCAGAGTCAAGGTTGGAGCTGGGGCTGCTCGAGGAATAGCTTACCTACATGAAGACT GCCATCCACGCATCATTCATCGGGATATTAAGTCATCAAACATCCTGCTTGACAATAACTTCGAAGCTCAA GTTTCAGACTTTGGACTTGCAAAATTGGCACTGGATTCAAATACACATGTTACTACCCGAGTGATGGGAACCTTTGG GTACATGGCACCAGAGTATGCAACAAGCGGAAAATTGACTGAAAAGTCCGATGTATATTCCTTCGGTGTGGTGCTTTTGGAGCTAATTACCGGTCGGAAGCCTGTAGATGTCTCTCAGCCTATCGGTGACGAGAGCCTGGTTGAATGG GCTCGGCCTCTGTTGATAGAAGCACTTGATAACGAGGACCTCGAAATTTTGGTGGATCCAAGACTGGAAAAGAACTACAACAGAGATGAAATGTTCCGGATGATTGAGGCTGCTGCAGCCTGCGTTCGTCACTCGGCAATAAAGAGGCCACGGATGAGTCAG GTGGTAAGAGCTTTAGATTCCTTAGACGAAAATTCTGATCTCAACAACGGAATCAGACCGGGGCAGAGTTCAGTCTTCGATTCTGCGCAACAATCCGCACAGATCAGAATGTTTAGAAGGATGGCTTTTGGTAGCCAAGATTACAGTTCCAGTTTCTTTAATGAGTCTCAAAGTAGCTGGATGAGTAGAGAGCAACATGACTCAACAACCATGAATAGATCAGGACCTAGGAATATTATTTGa
- the LOC107486510 gene encoding uncharacterized protein LOC107486510 (The sequence of the model RefSeq protein was modified relative to this genomic sequence to represent the inferred CDS: added 46 bases not found in genome assembly): MGDEAQRAKREAAASYDYDGDSRWADYWANVLIPPNMASRPDVINHFKHKFYQRYIDPDLVVEPMSSTSSSRSSSTTSSSTTSSNTGVRSRSNSGRSSGSGTYATQAPNAAPLRWDRQTVQFSVNAWVFVVAALSLIPLVPGHLSNRAYRLSFLGTTCSSLYSLYSLYGKPTAWNLQGLQIYFQTIIATKDFITFVYCLSFVTSHLCLKLALIPIICRALEHVAKFLRRNFSRSTLYRKYLEEPCVWVESNNTTLNILASHAEIGLGFLLIISLFSWQRNIIQTFMYWQLLKLMYQAPVTSAYHRNVWATIGRTFIPIIHRYAPFLDGPISAVQRWWFR, translated from the exons ATGGGCGATGAAGCTCAGAGAGCTAAGAGAGAGGCGGCGGCGTCCTACGACTACGACGGCGATTCTCGATGGGCCGATTATTGGGCCAACGTCCTCATCCCTCCCAACATGGCCTCCCGCCCTGACGTCATCAACCACTTCAAGCACAAATTCTACCAACGCTACATC GATCCCGATCTCGTCGTAGAGCCAATGTCTTCTACCAGTAGTTCGCGTTCTTCTTCAACCACCTCGTCTTCCACTACTTCATCCAACACAGGCGTTCGTTCACGAAGTAATTCAG GTAGATCTTCGGGTTCGGGAACATATGCGACGCAAGCTCCTAATGCAGCACCTTTGCGTTGGGATCGCCAAACCGTTCAGTTTTCTGTTAATGCTTGG GTTTTTGTTGTGGCTGCCCTTTCACTCATTCCACTGGTGCCAGGACATCTTTCTAATAGGGCTTATCGACTTTCTTTTTTGGGTACCACATGCTCTTCTCTGTATTCCTTGTACTCATTATATGGG AAACCAACAGCATGGAATTTGCAGGGATTGCAAATTTACTTTCAGACAATAATTGCAACAAAAGATTTTATAACCTTCGTCTACTGCCTTTCATTTGTTACTTCTCAtctttgcctcaaac TTGCATTGATCCCTATCATTTGTCGGGCATTAGAACATGTTGCAAAGTTCCTTAGACGCAATTTCAGCCGCTCTACCTTGTACAG GAAATACTTGGAAGAGCCATGTGTTTGGGTGGAATCGAACAATACTACCCTCAACATACTCGCATCAC GTGGCAGCGCAATATAATACAGACATTTATGTACTGGCAG CTTTTGAAGCTCATGTATCAAGCTCCTGTTACCTCTGCTTATCATCGGAATGTATGGGCTACAATTGGGAGGACGTTTATCCCGATTATCCACCGCTATGCACCATTCCTGGATGGTCCAATCTCCGCAGTCCAAAGGTGGTGGTTCAGGTAG